From a single Vitis vinifera cultivar Pinot Noir 40024 chromosome 18, ASM3070453v1 genomic region:
- the LOC100268050 gene encoding laccase-15, whose protein sequence is MNERHTAKVVRKLKELCLGKEEAFIPEKMWLIMKVFLLQILVFQLFGGGIHCQASTSRHTFVVREASYTRLCSTKKMLTVNGQFPGPTIYAMKGETIIVDVYNRGKENVTIHWHGVNMPRYPWTDGPEYITQCPIQSGSKFSQKIILSSEEGTLWWHAHNDWTRATVHGAIIVYPKNETKYPFHKPNAEVLIILGQWWKIDVNAIRDEALASGADANASDSLLINGQPGDLLPCSKSDTFKLTVDHGKTYLLRMINAALHEPFFFSIAKHKMTVVGTDGSYTKPLTQDYITIFPGQTFDVLLEANQRPDHYYMAAIAFSLAPASRNIYDNTTTTAIVQYRGYYTPSSPPFLPHLPAYNDTNASVQVMASLRSLVDAEHPCNVPLSTSTKLIYTVSLNSYPCVNDSCEGPNGTRSAASINNISFHTPTIDILEAYYYNISGVYEDNFPSVPPVVFDFTADYLPLLYQLPSTGTKVRVLEYNSTVEIVFQGTNLVGGAIHPMHLHGHSFYVVGWGFGNFDENRDPMRYNLVDPPHHNTISVPKNGWVAIRFKASNPGVWFMHCHIEDHLTWAMATVFIVKNGKHPKAQMLPPPSDMPPC, encoded by the exons atgaatGAAAGACATACAGCAAAAGTTGTAAGAAAATTGAAGGAGTTGTGTTTAGGAAAAGAGGAGGCTTTTATTCCAGAGAAGATGTGGCTGATCATGAAGGTTTTCCTCTTACAAATTTTAGTGTTTCAACTTTTTGGTGGTGGCATCCATTGCCAAGCTTCAACCAGTCGGCATACTTTTGTG GTGAGGGAAGCTTCATATACAAGGCTTTGTAGCACCAAGAAAATGTTAACAGTAAATGGACAATTTCCGGGACCAACTATATATGCTATGAAAGGAGAGACGATCATTGTCGACGTTTATAAcaggggaaaagaaaatgtcACCATTCACTG GCATGGGGTGAACATGCCTAGATATCCATGGACAGATGGTCCCGAGTATATCACACAATGCCCAATTCAGTCAGGGTCAAAGTTTAGTCAAAAGATCATCCTTTCCTCTGAGGAAGGCACTTTATGGTGGCATGCTCACAATGATTGGACCCGAGCCACCGTTCATGGAGCTATAATCGTCTATCCCAAGAATGAAACCAAGTATCCTTTTCACAAACCTAATGCAGAAGTTCTCATCATATTAG GACAATGGTGGAAGATTGATGTGAATGCAATTCGAGATGAAGCGCTTGCAAGTGGAGCTGACGCCAATGCCTCTGATTCTTTATTGATAAATGGACAACCCGGTGATCTGCTTCCATGCTCAAAATCAG ACACATTCAAGCTAACGGTGGATCATGGAAAGACCTATCTACTTCGCATGATCAATGCTGCCTTGCATgagcctttcttcttctccattgccaAGCATAAAATGACAGTGGTTGGAACAGATGGTAGCTACACGAAACCATTGACACAAGATTATATCACAATATTTCCTGGCCAAACCTTTGATGTCTTACTAGAAGCTAACCAACGCCCGGATCACTATTACATGGCGGCTATAGCTTTTTCCCTTGCCCCGGCAAGTCGTAATATTTATGATAACACAACCACCACAGCTATTGTACAGTACAGGGGATACTACACTCCATCTTCACCTCCCTTCTTGCCTCATTTACCTgcatacaatgacacaaatgcaTCGGTTCAGGTCATGGCCAGCCTCCGAAGCTTAGTAGATGCGGAACATCCTTGCAATGTCCCATTGAGCACGAGCACTAAACTGATTTACACTGTTTCTTTAAACTCGTACCCATGCGTCAATGATTCATGTGAAGGGCCAAATGGGACACGATCTGCCGCAAGTATAAACAACATAAGCTTCCATACCCCTACAATTGACATATTGGAAGCTTACTATTATAACATTAGTGGTGTATATGAAGATAACTTTCCTAGCGTTCCACCAGTGGTGTTTGATTTTACAGCTGATTATCTTCCATTACTCTATCAGTTGCCGAGCACTGGAACAAAAGTAAGGGTGCTCGAGTATAACTCCACAGTGGAGATTGTTTTTCAAGGGACAAACTTGGTTGGAGGGGCAATCCACCccatgcatctccatggacacaGTTTCTATGTTGTTGGATGGGGATTTGGGAATTTCGATGAAAATAGGGATCCTATGCGTTACAATCTGGTGGATCCTCCCCATCATAATACCATCTCTGTTCCTAAGAATGGTTGGGTTGCAATCAGATTTAAGGCCTCCAACCCTG GAGTGTGGTTCATGCACTGCCATATAGAAGACCATTTGACTTGGGCCATGGCAACTGTGTTCATAGTGAAAAATGGTAAACACCCAAAAGCTCAAATGCTGCCTCCTCCATCCGACATGCCACCATGTTGA